GTAAAGATCGAGATCGGGATCGTCACCGTTCGCACCCGTTCGTCTTTCTTGTCCTTTTTCTTTTCCGGCTGGGCGACCAGCGAAACCGATAGAAATACGGCAATCGCGGCCGCGCCGGCAAATCGAATGAAATTCATAGATTCTTGCTCAAAAAAATCGATGCCAAAGTTCGTAAGCAATAATAATACGAAATCTACCCAAAAGCTAAATTTTACGATGCGCGTCAGTTGAATTAAGTTTCCAACTAAGGTAAATCAAGAGAGATGAATGAATTAGAGCCGGTTTACGAGATCACGCGTGCGGACCTTCGAAAGGACAAGTTTCTGAAACTCGGCGCCTGGAGTCTGCCGGTCGCGCTGCCGCTGATACCGACGGCGATCTTCTTCTTTTTGTTCCTCGTTTCGTCGGCGACTCCGGCCGCCGCCGTGTGGCTGTTCCTTACGTTGGTATCGCTTATCGGCGGGTTTCTGGTCGGCCTCGCGGCTTCGGGCGGACTTATGTTCTACCGCTCACGCTGGCACGCAAAGGTTCGCGAGCGTCTCGCGGTCGACGGCATCCGCGCCGAAGAAGTCGAATGGTTTATGCACGAACTGACCGGGACGGAACGCCAGTCTCTCAAGCAGCTTGAAGCGAAGAATCTACTGATGGCCGACGCGTTTCGCGATTCGCTCGCCGCGCGTTTGACGGCGACGCGGATCATCAATTCGGCGAAGAAGGAACTCCAACTTAACAAACGACAGCAGAACAAACTGAAATACTCGAAGGCCGAGAATACGAAGACGTTTCAAGACGAACTCGCTCGGGACTACGCTAAGCTCTCGGGGATTCAAGGCGAGGCGGAACAGATGAAGATCGAGGCCGAGAAGCGTATGCATCAGATCGAAACCGCCGCCCGCCACGGGACTAATTTCTCGGAAACCGAACTGGCGCTCAAGAAACTCTCGGTACGAACGTCCGACCTTCCGCTCGCGCTGGAATCGGCGAAGATGGAAGAGGAGATCAGAAGAGAACTGGAGAGAGAGTAGTGGATAGTGCAGAGTGCACAGTGCACAGTGCAGAGTGCAGAGTGCAGATTGAATAGTGCACAGTGCAGAGTGCAGAGTGCAGATTGAATAGTGCACAGTGCACTGTGCAGATTGAATAGTGCACAGTGCAGAGTGCACAGTGCAGAGTGCACGGTGCAGAGTGCACGGTGCAGAGTGCACGGTGCAGAGTGCACAGTTCAGAGTGGACAGTGCAGAGTGGATAGGGTTAAGAAGTTTATGCACTATGCACTGTGCACTATGCACTGCACTGTGCACTGTGCACTATGCACTATGCACTATCCACTCTGCACTCACTCTGCACCACTCTCCACTACTTCATACGAGCATCAGCACCGGGTTCTCGAGCAACTGCTTGAACGTCTGGAGAAATTTTGCGCCTGTCGCGCCGTCGATGACGCGGTGGTCGCAGCTCATCGTGACGTTCATAATGTTCCGGACGACTACCTCTCCGTTGCGGACGACCGGGGTCGGGCTCGCGCCGCCGACCGCAAGAATCGCCGCTTCGGGCGGATTGATGATCGCCGTAAACTCTTTGATTCCAAACATTCCAAGATTCGAGATCGAGAAGGTCGCTCCCGTGTATTCTTCAGGGAGAAGCTTTCGTTCGCGGGCACGTCCGGCAAGTTCCCTGACCTCGCGGGCGATCTCGGCAAGTCCTTTGTGGTTCGCGCCGCGGACGACCGGCGTGATCAGTCCCTCGTCGACCGCGACGGCGACGCCGATGTCGGCCTGGTCATAGAAACGTATCGACGTGTCGCGATACGAGGCGTTGACGAACGGATGTTTCATCAGGCTCGCCGCCGCGACCTTGACGATGATGTCATTGACCGAGATCTTTTCGTCTTCCGTCAACGTCGCGTTAACCTGTTTGCGCAGTTCGAGCGCATTGTCCATCTCGATCTCGACCGTCAGATAAAACGTCGGGATCGGCCCGATCGATTCGCCAAGCCGCTGCGCGATGACCTGCCGCATCTTCGATGTATTCTCGTCGCGGAAACCGGCGATCGATTTGGGGACGCTGATCGCTGTTTGCGGATGCGCCTTTGATCCGCCGGTGATTGCGGCTTCGATATCGCGCTTGATGATGCGCCCTTGCGGGCCGGAGCCATTGATCGAGCGCAGATCGATGCCGTTTTCGGTCGCCATCCGCGCGGCGATCGGAGACACGAGGAGACGCGAGCCGTCTGATTTTGGATTTTGGATTTTGGA
The DNA window shown above is from Acidobacteriota bacterium and carries:
- a CDS encoding pyruvate dehydrogenase complex dihydrolipoamide acetyltransferase, with protein sequence MANKILMPKLSPTMEEGQISRWIKAEGDAIEPNETIAEVDTDKATMEMTSLEGGTLLKILVPAGNNAKLGQTIGVIGNPGEDISALLAEVSTNGSAAAAPAPAPKAEIPAVMPEAITPAEDPKSKIQNPKSDGSRLLVSPIAARMATENGIDLRSINGSGPQGRIIKRDIEAAITGGSKAHPQTAISVPKSIAGFRDENTSKMRQVIAQRLGESIGPIPTFYLTVEIEMDNALELRKQVNATLTEDEKISVNDIIVKVAAASLMKHPFVNASYRDTSIRFYDQADIGVAVAVDEGLITPVVRGANHKGLAEIAREVRELAGRARERKLLPEEYTGATFSISNLGMFGIKEFTAIINPPEAAILAVGGASPTPVVRNGEVVVRNIMNVTMSCDHRVIDGATGAKFLQTFKQLLENPVLMLV